A DNA window from Candidatus Roseilinea sp. contains the following coding sequences:
- the thuG gene encoding trehalose/maltose ABC transporter permease has translation MRLARVADGALLAIAVFIFLFIVLFPFYWIVLSSFTPKYELFTIPPRYWFSTFTLENYQVLANSIPLARYFVNSLLFAAGSSLVSVAAAFLASYALARIQFRGANLIFIVFVMSIALPQIGGLVPLFELFKSTGLINTYHGLVILMSSLVLPFTIWILVPFLRQIPYEIEEAAIMDGARLPQLFWFITLPIMRPALVTMFIINFIIAWNELIYPLVFATSGSNKTLSVGLVELAVQPTAGGGRPWDLLSAMSVVMIVPILVVVLLFQKLIVSGLTRGAIK, from the coding sequence ATGCGTTTAGCACGCGTGGCCGACGGCGCACTGCTGGCAATCGCGGTTTTCATCTTCCTGTTTATCGTGCTCTTCCCGTTCTACTGGATCGTGCTGTCATCGTTCACGCCGAAGTACGAGCTGTTCACTATCCCGCCGCGCTACTGGTTCAGCACCTTTACCCTCGAGAACTACCAAGTACTCGCTAACAGCATTCCACTTGCTCGCTACTTCGTTAATTCACTGTTATTCGCTGCAGGCTCAAGCCTGGTCTCAGTTGCGGCGGCCTTTCTCGCCAGCTATGCGCTGGCCCGCATCCAATTCCGCGGCGCGAACCTCATCTTTATCGTCTTCGTCATGTCAATTGCGCTACCCCAGATCGGCGGACTCGTGCCTTTGTTCGAGTTGTTCAAGAGCACCGGTTTGATCAATACCTATCACGGATTGGTCATCCTAATGTCGTCCCTCGTCCTCCCGTTCACAATTTGGATTCTGGTTCCTTTTCTGCGCCAAATCCCTTACGAGATCGAAGAAGCGGCGATCATGGACGGCGCGCGTTTGCCCCAACTCTTCTGGTTCATCACGTTGCCGATCATGCGCCCGGCACTTGTCACGATGTTCATCATCAACTTCATCATCGCCTGGAATGAGCTGATCTACCCGCTGGTGTTCGCTACCAGTGGGTCGAACAAAACGCTCAGCGTCGGCCTGGTCGAGCTTGCGGTACAACCTACAGCCGGAGGCGGGCGGCCATGGGATCTCCTGAGCGCCATGAGTGTAGTGATGATCGTGCCGATACTCGTCGTGGTCCTACTCTTCCAAAAGCTGATTGTGAGTGGACTGACGCGCGGCGCGATCAAGTAA
- a CDS encoding sugar ABC transporter permease, producing MTQSPTTFAPIPARTARFRLTQRTRRIAILICLLLLPSVALRLFTAVYPFFNTIWLSFHDWNPAFPPQQFAGLKNFQALMRDIAVTSSISFTVLFVTISTLLEIVLGMAIALILHRAFFGRGVVRAINLIPWAIPMVVAAIGFRWMYDTQYGVINDLLYRTIGVKVPWLVDFWGARAAVIATNVWKSTPFVGLVLLAALQGVPQDLYEAGRVDGTNRVSAFFYITLPLIMPQIVTIGLFMVVWQLAAFDLVFAMTGGGPGFATQLLAYRIYQVAFTALNFGYASAISMVLFIVVGIASIIGLLLFRKVEVSL from the coding sequence ATGACACAATCGCCCACGACTTTTGCGCCCATACCCGCGCGAACTGCGCGGTTTCGCCTGACGCAACGTACAAGGCGCATCGCAATCCTCATCTGCCTACTCCTGCTACCCTCGGTCGCGCTGCGCCTATTCACTGCGGTCTATCCCTTCTTCAACACGATCTGGCTGAGCTTCCACGACTGGAATCCCGCCTTTCCCCCTCAGCAGTTCGCCGGTCTAAAGAACTTCCAGGCTTTGATGCGGGACATCGCCGTCACCAGCAGCATCAGCTTTACCGTGCTATTTGTCACGATCTCGACACTACTGGAGATTGTGCTAGGAATGGCGATTGCGCTCATTCTGCACCGCGCGTTCTTCGGACGCGGCGTCGTGCGAGCGATCAACCTCATCCCTTGGGCTATCCCGATGGTTGTTGCTGCGATCGGCTTCCGGTGGATGTATGACACACAGTACGGCGTCATCAACGACTTGCTCTATCGAACAATTGGGGTGAAAGTGCCCTGGCTGGTGGATTTTTGGGGAGCGCGTGCGGCAGTCATCGCTACGAATGTCTGGAAATCCACACCGTTCGTTGGGCTGGTACTTTTAGCCGCCCTACAAGGCGTGCCGCAAGACCTATATGAAGCCGGCAGGGTGGATGGCACGAACCGCGTCTCCGCGTTCTTCTACATCACGCTGCCGTTGATCATGCCGCAGATCGTCACCATCGGCCTGTTTATGGTAGTTTGGCAGCTGGCTGCATTCGACCTGGTCTTCGCTATGACGGGCGGCGGGCCGGGATTCGCAACTCAGTTGCTCGCCTATCGCATTTACCAAGTCGCGTTCACCGCACTCAACTTCGGCTATGCCTCAGCGATCAGCATGGTGCTGTTCATCGTCGTCGGCATCGCCAGCATTATCGGCTTGTTACTGTTTCGTAAAGTGGAGGTATCGCTGTGA
- a CDS encoding phosphonate ABC transporter, permease protein PhnE, translated as MPVTVVNNTKVWQRYDKATRLKIWMGWITGTAITLLCWQLISNNTRWEFVADASQQLSAFLQRMFPPDWAYAEQLWKPLWDTITIATLGTLLAVSIALPLSFVAARNTTPHPILRYVALLIIVISRSVNSLIWALILVAITGPGVLAGILAIALRSIGFIGKLAYESIEETSYEPIEAITATGANRLQVLDYAYLPQVLPSFAGISIFRWDINIREATVLGLVGAGGIGLNLNASVDLLRWDRVGMIFVLIFVLVLISEAISARVRKAII; from the coding sequence ATGCCGGTTACCGTTGTAAACAACACCAAAGTTTGGCAACGCTACGACAAGGCCACGCGCCTGAAGATATGGATGGGGTGGATCACGGGCACAGCGATTACGCTTCTGTGCTGGCAGTTGATCTCTAATAACACCCGCTGGGAGTTCGTCGCCGATGCTTCGCAGCAACTCAGCGCGTTTCTCCAGCGCATGTTCCCGCCCGATTGGGCATACGCCGAACAGCTCTGGAAACCGCTGTGGGACACGATCACCATCGCGACGCTGGGCACGCTGCTTGCGGTGAGCATCGCCCTACCGCTGAGCTTTGTGGCGGCGCGCAACACCACGCCCCACCCTATCCTGCGCTATGTCGCCTTGCTGATCATCGTCATCTCGCGTTCGGTCAATTCGCTGATTTGGGCCTTAATCCTGGTAGCGATCACCGGCCCGGGCGTGCTGGCGGGCATCCTGGCCATCGCGCTGCGCTCGATCGGCTTCATCGGCAAGCTGGCCTACGAGTCCATCGAGGAGACAAGCTATGAGCCTATTGAGGCGATCACCGCCACCGGCGCGAACCGCTTGCAAGTTCTGGACTACGCCTACCTGCCGCAGGTGCTGCCGAGCTTCGCCGGCATCAGCATCTTCCGCTGGGACATCAACATCCGCGAAGCGACGGTGCTCGGGCTGGTGGGCGCCGGCGGCATCGGCCTCAACTTGAACGCTTCGGTGGACCTGCTGCGCTGGGACCGCGTGGGGATGATCTTCGTCTTGATCTTCGTGCTGGTGCTGATCAGCGAGGCGATCTCGGCGCGGGTGCGCAAGGCAATTATCTGA
- a CDS encoding oxidoreductase, with translation MLVALTHPVPRDPATDPRDIGRLRTAHVCAVAGCDLREEKIAAARAVCPDLFYTTRYEEMLARSDVDIVCIYTPDHLHGRHIVQAFEAGKHVICTKPLVNSLDDAKRVLETGRRTGRKLLVGQSTRFFESFQRQRRAFERGEIGALEFVDAHYIHRMDWYYDKSPWAATTTDWAFLCLSHPVDLVRWYLGHIVEVHALGYRSSLAHKYGAGFDIYTANLRSSDGRIGRAMGHYGLHDLPSARNAIELMLYGSEGTSLAQYHDMRYIHTSPDGDVIEDPLYGKRAYYFNNEVHGMHYGEFANYAEYFAEALLQDRPYSPDLEEGIETICVLEAIRRSAHSGRPVQLAPLMSEVGLPPTAT, from the coding sequence ATGCTCGTAGCGCTCACCCATCCTGTGCCGCGCGATCCGGCGACCGATCCCAGGGACATCGGCCGGCTCCGCACAGCCCACGTCTGCGCCGTCGCAGGATGTGACTTGCGCGAAGAGAAGATCGCCGCGGCACGTGCCGTCTGTCCCGATTTGTTCTACACCACGCGCTACGAGGAAATGCTCGCGCGCAGTGATGTGGACATCGTCTGCATTTACACGCCAGATCACCTGCACGGCCGGCATATCGTGCAGGCATTCGAGGCAGGCAAACACGTCATCTGCACGAAACCGCTGGTTAACTCCCTCGACGACGCCAAGCGCGTGCTAGAAACAGGTCGGCGCACCGGTCGCAAGTTACTGGTAGGTCAAAGCACCCGTTTCTTTGAGTCCTTCCAGCGACAACGACGGGCCTTCGAGCGAGGCGAGATTGGCGCTTTAGAATTCGTAGACGCCCACTACATCCATCGCATGGATTGGTACTACGACAAGAGCCCGTGGGCAGCTACCACCACCGACTGGGCTTTCCTGTGCCTAAGCCATCCGGTAGACCTCGTGCGCTGGTATCTCGGTCACATCGTCGAAGTGCATGCGCTGGGATATCGCTCGTCACTGGCCCACAAATACGGCGCCGGATTCGATATCTACACAGCCAACTTGCGCAGCAGCGATGGCCGCATTGGTCGAGCAATGGGGCATTATGGTCTGCATGACCTTCCGTCCGCTCGCAATGCTATCGAACTCATGCTGTATGGTTCAGAAGGCACCAGCTTGGCCCAGTATCACGATATGCGCTACATCCACACTTCACCGGATGGGGATGTTATCGAGGATCCTCTCTACGGCAAGCGCGCCTATTACTTCAACAACGAAGTACACGGCATGCATTACGGCGAATTCGCCAACTACGCCGAATATTTTGCCGAAGCGCTGCTGCAAGATCGCCCCTACTCCCCCGATCTTGAGGAAGGCATCGAGACGATTTGTGTGCTGGAAGCGATTCGACGTTCGGCACACTCCGGTCGGCCGGTACAGCTCGCGCCGTTAATGTCAGAAGTAGGCTTGCCCCCCACTGCAACCTAG
- a CDS encoding LacI family transcriptional regulator, giving the protein MVTIKDVADLAKVSVTTVSHVINRTRYVDPITRQRVTEAITELGYRPNTLARSLRRGETRTIGLIVPDNSNPYFAELARAVEDAGFDRGYSVILCNSDMSEAKETAYIEALLSKRVDGIILISAANRREKFSSIARSGIPVVTVARELSDLPIDQVVTDNEQGGYLVGRYLIELGHRQIGCIAGPREETPSADRIVGLRRALQEAGIPLPSELVIRGDFTYESGRQVMAELLQRCPDLSAVFATNDRMAIGAMNHLWRVGKRVPGDISIVGFDDIPIAAMTCPPLTTIAPPKADFARVSVSLLIERINAGRTEPLRVVLPTRLVIRESCRAIT; this is encoded by the coding sequence ATGGTAACCATAAAAGATGTTGCGGACCTCGCCAAAGTCTCCGTAACCACCGTGTCACATGTGATCAACCGAACTCGTTATGTTGACCCGATCACGCGGCAGCGAGTCACCGAGGCGATCACTGAGCTTGGCTATCGGCCTAACACGCTGGCCCGCAGTCTGAGGCGCGGCGAAACGCGCACGATCGGCTTGATCGTGCCAGACAATTCCAATCCCTATTTTGCAGAACTTGCTCGGGCGGTCGAAGATGCTGGCTTTGATAGGGGATACAGTGTGATCTTGTGCAATTCCGATATGTCGGAGGCAAAGGAGACTGCTTACATTGAAGCATTGCTTTCCAAACGTGTAGACGGCATCATCCTGATCTCAGCTGCCAACCGACGGGAGAAGTTCAGCTCTATTGCCCGGTCCGGCATCCCGGTGGTCACAGTCGCACGCGAGTTAAGCGACCTGCCGATTGACCAAGTGGTGACCGATAACGAGCAAGGCGGCTACCTAGTTGGTCGCTACTTGATCGAACTGGGGCATCGGCAGATTGGGTGCATCGCCGGACCACGCGAAGAAACGCCGAGCGCAGATCGGATCGTGGGGTTGCGCAGGGCCCTGCAGGAGGCCGGCATCCCTCTTCCTTCGGAGCTCGTCATCCGAGGCGACTTCACCTACGAAAGCGGCAGGCAGGTCATGGCCGAGCTGTTGCAACGCTGCCCGGATCTCAGCGCCGTATTTGCGACAAACGATCGGATGGCGATCGGTGCGATGAATCATCTGTGGCGAGTGGGAAAGCGTGTTCCGGGTGACATTTCAATCGTTGGGTTTGACGACATACCTATCGCAGCGATGACGTGTCCACCGTTAACCACGATCGCGCCGCCCAAAGCGGACTTTGCGCGTGTGAGCGTGTCACTCTTGATCGAACGCATCAACGCCGGGCGCACCGAACCACTCCGCGTCGTTCTACCCACCCGACTGGTCATTCGCGAGAGCTGTCGGGCAATCACTTAG
- a CDS encoding phosphonate ABC transporter, permease protein PhnE, translated as MAELTASSVTSRRWRKPPLIRNPWLRWGLLIGTLAYLAVAISSVPVDGARIARGLERGGRILLGFLQPDFASRWYDIQIGVLESLTMTVVSTVAGVLLSVPVGLGAARNLAPAPIYLACRSIITISRTFQEVVIAIAFVVMFGFGPLAGVCTLAFATIGFMAKLLAEDIEEIDPAPLEALRATGAGWLKTVTYAVMPQVSARLVGLSVYRFDINLRESAIVGIVGAGGIGSTLQTTFNRYDYDVSAAILFIIIALVMTTELVSGQIRRRLQ; from the coding sequence CCGTTGGCGCAAGCCGCCGCTAATCCGCAACCCCTGGCTGCGTTGGGGGCTGCTCATCGGGACGTTGGCCTACCTAGCGGTGGCCATCAGCTCGGTGCCGGTGGACGGCGCGCGTATTGCGCGCGGCCTAGAGCGCGGCGGACGGATACTCTTAGGCTTCCTGCAACCCGATTTCGCCTCCCGCTGGTACGACATTCAAATCGGCGTGCTGGAGAGCCTGACTATGACCGTCGTTTCGACCGTGGCCGGCGTGCTGCTGTCGGTGCCGGTCGGCCTCGGCGCGGCGCGCAACCTCGCGCCGGCGCCGATCTATTTGGCCTGCCGCAGCATCATCACCATCTCGCGCACCTTTCAAGAGGTCGTGATTGCCATCGCCTTCGTGGTGATGTTTGGCTTTGGGCCGCTGGCAGGCGTGTGCACGCTGGCCTTCGCCACGATCGGCTTCATGGCCAAGCTGTTGGCCGAAGACATCGAAGAAATTGACCCGGCGCCGCTGGAGGCGCTCCGCGCGACCGGCGCCGGCTGGCTGAAAACGGTCACTTACGCCGTCATGCCCCAGGTGAGCGCGCGCTTGGTGGGACTGAGCGTTTATCGTTTCGACATCAACCTGCGCGAATCAGCGATTGTCGGCATCGTCGGCGCGGGCGGCATCGGCTCGACCCTGCAGACCACGTTCAACCGCTACGATTACGACGTCTCCGCCGCGATCCTGTTCATCATCATCGCGCTGGTAATGACCACGGAGCTGGTCTCCGGCCAAATCCGCCGCAGGCTGCAATAG